One Tamandua tetradactyla isolate mTamTet1 chromosome 19, mTamTet1.pri, whole genome shotgun sequence genomic region harbors:
- the LOC143663338 gene encoding uncharacterized protein LOC143663338: protein MKGLWGPAGGGGRTHEDSGIRAESRRARKAPEGAPGVGSTGASSDTVILCQHTPAPGFPVSSPPQDFPGMSDCREKHLLFSQLLRKGASKLKKSKKEFGQRKLTISSFPCIGRKFKSGEGTETEGEGHVTTEDDIEEMCLQAKEHQGLPATRVSMAQLPPSFWTSNLQISERINFCVLSHHVFGILVWQQPQETKISLKV, encoded by the exons atgaaAGGGCTTTGGGGCCCGGCGGGTGGAGGTGGCCGCACGCACGAAGATTCCGGGATACGTGCAGAGTCAAGGCGGGCGAGGAAG GCTCCCGAGGGCGCTCCGGGCGTAGGAAGCACGGGAGCTTCTAGTGACACGGTGATTCTCTGCCAGCATACACCGGCTCCTGGGTTCCCAGTTTCTAGCCCCCCGCAGGATTTTCCGGGTATGTCCGACTGCAGAGAGAAGCATCTACTTTTCAGCCAGTTACTAAG AAAAGGAGCTTcgaaattaaagaaatcaaagaaggagTTCGGGCAGAGAAAACTAACGATTTCTTCGTTTCCGTGCATTGGAAG AAAGTTCAAGTCAGGTGAAGGcacagagacagagggagaaggccatgtgacaaCAGAGGACGATATAGAAGAGAtgtgtctacaagccaaggagcatcaaggattgccagcaaccagAGTGAGCATGGCCCAGCTGccaccttcattttggacttctaacctccaaatcAGCGAGAGGATAAATTTCTGTGTTTTAAGCCACCATGTCTTTGGTATTTTGGTAtggcagcagccccaggaaacaaaAATCTCACTAAAAGTCTAG